In the genome of Neodiprion pinetum isolate iyNeoPine1 chromosome 2, iyNeoPine1.2, whole genome shotgun sequence, one region contains:
- the LOC124212725 gene encoding esterase E4-like isoform X2: MRIKFRSDFSIFSLLSILFTPSTGQFENDTGSTDANVSLPILTIPQGEIQGVNLVTYRNRTIYGFLGIPYSRPPIGNLRFRSPVAANAWNGTLDASTDGNMCPQLSGDHFIGDEDCLYLNVYTPQISDETSTVPLPVMVYIHGGGFERGNGGLSSFSPKYLLDKDVVLVVFNYRLGVLGFLSTGDEVAPGNYGLKDMVLALKWVQRNIGYFGGNADQVTIFGESTGGGSVELLALSRLTEGLFHRYITESGSALSIRCFRPKTTYVRRATELAELLDCPTDSTTGLVDCLRNRDAKEIIGTKSSFYVWENFPDIIWGPTDEPDVDGAFLTENPVNLYAAGKIRDLPWMTGVVHDEGLILSLKFYVNPDKFEELLSKFDDVLPYVLQYHNVVDDENALTTALKAYYFNNMTAERSRLLSNLTDLIGDSFFIFPIYNALQKRMLLVDSPEYFYRFGYRGSYSYTYKYSGGSTDNYGIAHADELLYLFPYPNSTFGNLGEEMSETDYEMVENMVQLWTSFAINGTPTEANRSGIKIWKPYSVEDNYVMIGDHSEVTNKVLYSFLSDRMGFWKDLTAQFGRTPFPPPRVTNESYFCRGTSDPTLPFKG; encoded by the exons ATGCGGATAAAATTTAGAAGTGATTTTTCCATATTCTCACTGCTGAGCATCTTGTTCACGCCGAGCACAGGTCAGTTTGAGAATGACACTGGTTCCACGGATGCAAACGTTTCTCTTCCAATATTGACAATACCGCAAGGAGAAATTCAAGGCGTGAACTTGGTTACTTACCGTAACAGGACAATTTATGGATTCCTGGGCATTCCCTATTCCCGACCACCGATTGGAAATCTCAG GTTCCGCAGCCCCGTGGCAGCAAACGCTTGGAATGGAACTTTAGATGCAAGTACCGACGGAAATATGTGTCCCCAGCTATCAGGAGATCATTTTATAGGTGATGAGGACTGCCTGTACCTTAATGTTTACACGCCACAG ATTTCGGATGAAACTTCCACTGTTCCGTTACCGGTAATGGTCTACATACACGGTGGAGGATTTGAACGGGGTAACGGTGGATTGTCTTCATTCAGCCCTAAATACCTCCTCGACAAAGACGTGGTACTCGTCGTTTTTAATTACCGACTTGGAGTTTTGGGATTCTTGAGTACCGGGGATGAAGTTGCCCCTGGAAATTATGGATTGAAAGACATGGTCCTGGCCCTAAAATGGGTTCAGAGAAATATCGGGTATTTTGGTGGGAATGCTGATCAAGTTActatttttggcgaaagtaCCGGTGGCGGTTCGGTGGAGCTCTTGGCCCTATCGAGATTGACGGAGG GACTTTTTCACAGATACATAACGGAGAGCGGGTCGGCATTGTCAATTAGATGTTTCCGACCGAAAACAACGTATGTTCGACGTGCTACTGAGTTGGCCGAGCTGCTCGATTGTCCAACAGACTCTACAACTGGTCTTGTCGACTGTCTGAGAAACCGTGACGCAAAAGAAATTATAGGCACCAAGTCTTCTTTCTACGTTTGGGAAAACTTTCCCGACATTATATGGGGACCGACGGATGAACCGGATGTAGACGGAGCTTTTCTAACCGAAAATCCCGTGAACCTGTACGCTgctggaaaaattcgtgacCTACCCTGGATGACTGGCGTTGTTCATGATGAAGGATTAATTTTGAGCTTGA AGTTTTATGTGAATCCGGATAAGTTCGAAGAGTTATTAAGCAAATTTGACGACGTCTTACCTTATGTGTTGCAATATCATAACGTAGTCGACGACGAAAATGCCTTGACAACCGCGTTGAAAGcgtattattttaataatatgaCTGCAGAGAGAAGTAGA CTTCTCTCCAATCTCACAGATCTCATCGGTGACTCTTTCTTCATATTTCCAATTTACAATGCGCTTCAAAAGCGCATGCTTTTGGTGGATAGtcccgaatatttttacagatttgGGTACCGGGGCAGTTATAGTTATACTTACAAATACAGTGGCGGATCAACGGACAACTACGGCATAGCTCACGCCGACGAACTTCTTTATCTCTTTCCGTACCCCAATTCTACTTTCGGAAACCTTGGTGAGGAAATGAGTGAGACCGATTATGAAATGGTTGAAAACATGGTGCAACTTTGGACGTCATTCGCTATCAATGG AACGCCTACCGAGGCGAATCGGAGTGGTATCAAAATTTGGAAACCATACTCAGTGGAGGATAACTATGTCATGATAGGGGATCATTCAGAAGTAACAAACAAGGTTCTTTACTCTTTCTTGTCAGACAGAATGGGCTTCTGGAAAGATTTGACTG cACAGTTCGGCCGGACTCCCTTCCCCCCTCCTCGAGTTACCAATGAGAGTTACTTTTGCCGAGGCACGAGTGACCCAACGTTACCGTTTAAGGGTTAA
- the LOC124212725 gene encoding esterase E4-like isoform X3, with translation MRIKFRSDFSIFSLLSILFTPSTGQFENDTGSTDANVSLPILTIPQGEIQGVNLVTYRNRTIYGFLGIPYSRPPIGNLRFRSPVAANAWNGTLDASTDGNMCPQLSGDHFIGDEDCLYLNVYTPQISDETSTVPLPVMVYIHGGGFERGNGGLSSFSPKYLLDKDVVLVVFNYRLGVLGFLSTGDEVAPGNYGLKDMVLALKWVQRNIGYFGGNADQVTIFGESTGGGSVELLALSRLTEGLFHRYITESGSALSIRCFRPKTTYVRRATELAELLDCPTDSTTGLVDCLRNRDAKEIIGTKSSFYVWENFPDIIWGPTDEPDVDGAFLTENPVNLYAAGKIRDLPWMTGVVHDEGLILSLKFYVNPDKFEELLSKFDDVLPYVLQYHNVVDDENALTTALKAYYFNNMTAERSRLLSNLTDLIGDSFFIFPIYNALQKRMLLVDSPEYFYRFGYRGSYSYTYKYSGGSTDNYGIAHADELLYLFPYPNSTFGNLGEEMSETDYEMVENMVQLWTSFAINGTPTEANRSGIKIWKPYSVEDNYVMIGDHSEVTNKVLYSFLSDRMGFWKDLTVRPDSLPPSSSYQ, from the exons ATGCGGATAAAATTTAGAAGTGATTTTTCCATATTCTCACTGCTGAGCATCTTGTTCACGCCGAGCACAGGTCAGTTTGAGAATGACACTGGTTCCACGGATGCAAACGTTTCTCTTCCAATATTGACAATACCGCAAGGAGAAATTCAAGGCGTGAACTTGGTTACTTACCGTAACAGGACAATTTATGGATTCCTGGGCATTCCCTATTCCCGACCACCGATTGGAAATCTCAG GTTCCGCAGCCCCGTGGCAGCAAACGCTTGGAATGGAACTTTAGATGCAAGTACCGACGGAAATATGTGTCCCCAGCTATCAGGAGATCATTTTATAGGTGATGAGGACTGCCTGTACCTTAATGTTTACACGCCACAG ATTTCGGATGAAACTTCCACTGTTCCGTTACCGGTAATGGTCTACATACACGGTGGAGGATTTGAACGGGGTAACGGTGGATTGTCTTCATTCAGCCCTAAATACCTCCTCGACAAAGACGTGGTACTCGTCGTTTTTAATTACCGACTTGGAGTTTTGGGATTCTTGAGTACCGGGGATGAAGTTGCCCCTGGAAATTATGGATTGAAAGACATGGTCCTGGCCCTAAAATGGGTTCAGAGAAATATCGGGTATTTTGGTGGGAATGCTGATCAAGTTActatttttggcgaaagtaCCGGTGGCGGTTCGGTGGAGCTCTTGGCCCTATCGAGATTGACGGAGG GACTTTTTCACAGATACATAACGGAGAGCGGGTCGGCATTGTCAATTAGATGTTTCCGACCGAAAACAACGTATGTTCGACGTGCTACTGAGTTGGCCGAGCTGCTCGATTGTCCAACAGACTCTACAACTGGTCTTGTCGACTGTCTGAGAAACCGTGACGCAAAAGAAATTATAGGCACCAAGTCTTCTTTCTACGTTTGGGAAAACTTTCCCGACATTATATGGGGACCGACGGATGAACCGGATGTAGACGGAGCTTTTCTAACCGAAAATCCCGTGAACCTGTACGCTgctggaaaaattcgtgacCTACCCTGGATGACTGGCGTTGTTCATGATGAAGGATTAATTTTGAGCTTGA AGTTTTATGTGAATCCGGATAAGTTCGAAGAGTTATTAAGCAAATTTGACGACGTCTTACCTTATGTGTTGCAATATCATAACGTAGTCGACGACGAAAATGCCTTGACAACCGCGTTGAAAGcgtattattttaataatatgaCTGCAGAGAGAAGTAGA CTTCTCTCCAATCTCACAGATCTCATCGGTGACTCTTTCTTCATATTTCCAATTTACAATGCGCTTCAAAAGCGCATGCTTTTGGTGGATAGtcccgaatatttttacagatttgGGTACCGGGGCAGTTATAGTTATACTTACAAATACAGTGGCGGATCAACGGACAACTACGGCATAGCTCACGCCGACGAACTTCTTTATCTCTTTCCGTACCCCAATTCTACTTTCGGAAACCTTGGTGAGGAAATGAGTGAGACCGATTATGAAATGGTTGAAAACATGGTGCAACTTTGGACGTCATTCGCTATCAATGG AACGCCTACCGAGGCGAATCGGAGTGGTATCAAAATTTGGAAACCATACTCAGTGGAGGATAACTATGTCATGATAGGGGATCATTCAGAAGTAACAAACAAGGTTCTTTACTCTTTCTTGTCAGACAGAATGGGCTTCTGGAAAGATTTGACTG TTCGGCCGGACTCCCTTCCCCCCTCCTCGAGTTACCAATGA
- the LOC124212725 gene encoding esterase E4-like isoform X1 yields the protein MRIKFRSDFSIFSLLSILFTPSTGQFENDTGSTDANVSLPILTIPQGEIQGVNLVTYRNRTIYGFLGIPYSRPPIGNLRFRSPVAANAWNGTLDASTDGNMCPQLSGDHFIGDEDCLYLNVYTPQISDETSTVPLPVMVYIHGGGFERGNGGLSSFSPKYLLDKDVVLVVFNYRLGVLGFLSTGDEVAPGNYGLKDMVLALKWVQRNIGYFGGNADQVTIFGESTGGGSVELLALSRLTEGLFHRYITESGSALSIRCFRPKTTYVRRATELAELLDCPTDSTTGLVDCLRNRDAKEIIGTKSSFYVWENFPDIIWGPTDEPDVDGAFLTENPVNLYAAGKIRDLPWMTGVVHDEGLILSLKFYVNPDKFEELLSKFDDVLPYVLQYHNVVDDENALTTALKAYYFNNMTAERSRLLSNLTDLIGDSFFIFPIYNALQKRMLLVDSPEYFYRFGYRGSYSYTYKYSGGSTDNYGIAHADELLYLFPYPNSTFGNLGEEMSETDYEMVENMVQLWTSFAINGTPTEANRSGIKIWKPYSVEDNYVMIGDHSEVTNKVLYSFLSDRMGFWKDLTGTISNMSNTAPVRTNTFFENIMLNLKCFVSFLFHKMYLIH from the exons ATGCGGATAAAATTTAGAAGTGATTTTTCCATATTCTCACTGCTGAGCATCTTGTTCACGCCGAGCACAGGTCAGTTTGAGAATGACACTGGTTCCACGGATGCAAACGTTTCTCTTCCAATATTGACAATACCGCAAGGAGAAATTCAAGGCGTGAACTTGGTTACTTACCGTAACAGGACAATTTATGGATTCCTGGGCATTCCCTATTCCCGACCACCGATTGGAAATCTCAG GTTCCGCAGCCCCGTGGCAGCAAACGCTTGGAATGGAACTTTAGATGCAAGTACCGACGGAAATATGTGTCCCCAGCTATCAGGAGATCATTTTATAGGTGATGAGGACTGCCTGTACCTTAATGTTTACACGCCACAG ATTTCGGATGAAACTTCCACTGTTCCGTTACCGGTAATGGTCTACATACACGGTGGAGGATTTGAACGGGGTAACGGTGGATTGTCTTCATTCAGCCCTAAATACCTCCTCGACAAAGACGTGGTACTCGTCGTTTTTAATTACCGACTTGGAGTTTTGGGATTCTTGAGTACCGGGGATGAAGTTGCCCCTGGAAATTATGGATTGAAAGACATGGTCCTGGCCCTAAAATGGGTTCAGAGAAATATCGGGTATTTTGGTGGGAATGCTGATCAAGTTActatttttggcgaaagtaCCGGTGGCGGTTCGGTGGAGCTCTTGGCCCTATCGAGATTGACGGAGG GACTTTTTCACAGATACATAACGGAGAGCGGGTCGGCATTGTCAATTAGATGTTTCCGACCGAAAACAACGTATGTTCGACGTGCTACTGAGTTGGCCGAGCTGCTCGATTGTCCAACAGACTCTACAACTGGTCTTGTCGACTGTCTGAGAAACCGTGACGCAAAAGAAATTATAGGCACCAAGTCTTCTTTCTACGTTTGGGAAAACTTTCCCGACATTATATGGGGACCGACGGATGAACCGGATGTAGACGGAGCTTTTCTAACCGAAAATCCCGTGAACCTGTACGCTgctggaaaaattcgtgacCTACCCTGGATGACTGGCGTTGTTCATGATGAAGGATTAATTTTGAGCTTGA AGTTTTATGTGAATCCGGATAAGTTCGAAGAGTTATTAAGCAAATTTGACGACGTCTTACCTTATGTGTTGCAATATCATAACGTAGTCGACGACGAAAATGCCTTGACAACCGCGTTGAAAGcgtattattttaataatatgaCTGCAGAGAGAAGTAGA CTTCTCTCCAATCTCACAGATCTCATCGGTGACTCTTTCTTCATATTTCCAATTTACAATGCGCTTCAAAAGCGCATGCTTTTGGTGGATAGtcccgaatatttttacagatttgGGTACCGGGGCAGTTATAGTTATACTTACAAATACAGTGGCGGATCAACGGACAACTACGGCATAGCTCACGCCGACGAACTTCTTTATCTCTTTCCGTACCCCAATTCTACTTTCGGAAACCTTGGTGAGGAAATGAGTGAGACCGATTATGAAATGGTTGAAAACATGGTGCAACTTTGGACGTCATTCGCTATCAATGG AACGCCTACCGAGGCGAATCGGAGTGGTATCAAAATTTGGAAACCATACTCAGTGGAGGATAACTATGTCATGATAGGGGATCATTCAGAAGTAACAAACAAGGTTCTTTACTCTTTCTTGTCAGACAGAATGGGCTTCTGGAAAGATTTGACTGgtacaatttcaaatatgtCAAATACTGCCCCAGTCAGAACTAATACTTTTTTCGAGAATATCATGCTCAATTTAAAATGTTTTGTATCGTTCTTATTCCATAAGATGTATTTAATACATTAA